The Cardiocondyla obscurior isolate alpha-2009 linkage group LG25, Cobs3.1, whole genome shotgun sequence genome has a segment encoding these proteins:
- the LOC139111815 gene encoding oocyte zinc finger protein XlCOF6 isoform X2 translates to MKTISEGYAGDGGGGQQRLQSSQGLVAIPISNADRKMEKNVITVLPDNSQLLGGETATLIDVDRINEAGEIDETGLLRVKRELCELDSDAVYSCTSCEMNFNSVLEHIKQFHDGQEVLLEMADQFNDQAAKSPGSVLSENSGNVANARQRQTLNTLRTEECVDSEGRLYTRKVVQIEKFWDRTPIQITTPQSAKAPMIEKFFSNVEGVKVREKRLAAASMRMYKCNQCLQQFSKLGNFRVHACVRGNNRCEQCDQSFATPKALQLHTKVHDGEVDSNQKTFLCTTCGTEFCSHKSLRLHSRMHAPVRARHVDAPEGTPNATFTCPECGKTLSESYKDAHMTLHTGDSVTCTVCNRKFDSADSLAMHTAVHVELVSSRPPTPQISGLVSTNIDATTIPSTAALAMMTSSTLATTTASTIAVTSTTTVTTTTTTTVTMAEAGDSQKPYQCQHCGRRFTRPHEKVKHERIHTGEKPHACEVCGKTFRVSYCLTLHMRTHTGVRPYACQHCGKRFKASSVYNHHLLTHGEERAYTCPYCPKTFKTRVQLAGHKNSHTKPFRCTECSRPFASLYAVRAHIQTHKKDNNLKFSCYVCGASYGRAFALKDHLKQHGQDVMALPEPAREEEVHENFLLGEEELDEVKFVARPSLPPPTLPPPPPLPSPSPSPSPSPSLSPSPSPSPSQSPSSPPPSIPFPAIARSPCVNKTD, encoded by the exons CCTGATCGACGTGGATCGTATAAACGAGGCAGGGGAAATTGACGAAACTGGTCTCTTGCGTGTCAAGCGAGAGCTGTGCGAG CTCGATTCTGACGCTGTATACAGTTGCACCAGCTGTGAAATGAACTTTAACTCAGTTTTGGAACATATCAAACAGTTCCACGACGGGCAGGAGGTTTTGCTGGAAATGGCAGATCAGTTTAATGATCAGGCCGCGAAGAGTCCAGGGTCTGTATTGTCCGAAAACTCGGGAAATGTGGCGAACGCACGGCAGCGGCAGACACTGAACACGTTACGCACGGAGGAATGTGTGGACAGCGAGGGTAGGCTCTATACTAGAAAAGTAGTGCAAATTGAGAAATTCTGGGATCGTACTCCGATTCAAATTACAACACCGCAATCAGCAAAGGCTCCGATGatcgagaaatttttttcgaatgTCGAGGGTGTTAAG GTACGAGAGAAACGTCTCGCGGCAGCGTCGATGCGAATGTACAAATGCAATCAATGTCTGCAGCAGTTTTCCAAGTTGGGAAACTTTCGCGTGCACGCCTGCGTTCGTGGAAATAATCGTTGCGAGCAATGCGATCAAAGCTTTGCAACCCCTAAAGCGCTACAACTTCATACAAAAGTGCATGACGGTGAAGTCGATTCGAATCAGAAAACGTTCCTCTGCACTACATGCGGCACCGAATTTTGCTCTCACAAAAGCTTACGATTGCACTCGAGGATGCACGCGCCAGTAAGAGCTAGGCATGTCGACGCACCGGAGGGTACTCCTAATGCAACTTTCACCTGCCCTGAATGTg GAAAAACTCTGTCCGAGTCGTATAAAGACGCACACATGACCCTGCATACGGGTGACTCGGTAACATGCACCGTTTGCAACCGGAAATTCGATTCTGCAGACAGTCTAGCGATGCACACAGCGGTGCACGTCGAACTAGTATCTTCGCGACCACCTACTCCACAGATTTCGGGTTTAGTCTCTACCAATATAGATGCAACAACGATACCATCAACGGCGGCACTAGCGATGATGACATCTTCAACGTTAGCTACGACAACGGCTTCAACAATCGCCGTAACATCAACTACAACggtaacgacgacgacgacgacgacagtAACAATGGCGGAAGCCGGAGACAGTCAGAAACCGTATCAATGTCAGCATTGCGGACGCAGGTTCACTAGACCGCATGAGAAAGTCAAGCACGAACGAATTCACACCGGAGAAAAACCGCATGCTTGCGAG GTTTGCGGCAAAACTTTTCGCGTGTCTTACTGCTTGACCCTTCACATGCGGACTCATACGGGTGTACGGCCTTATGCCTGTCAGCATTGCGGCAAACGTTTCAAGGCGTCTTCCGTTTACAACCATCACTTACTGACGCACGGTGAGGAACGTGCCTACACTTGCCCGTACTGTCCGAAAACGTTCAAGACGCGGGTACAACTAGCCGGTCATAAAAACAGCCACACAAAGCCATTCCGATGCACCGAGTGCTCGAGACCGTTTGCGTCACTCTACGCTGTCCGTGCACACATCCAGACACATAAGAAGGATAACAATCTCAAATTTAGCTGTTACGTGTGCGGTGCGTCGTACGGTCGGGCGTTTGCTCTTAAGGATCACCTGAAGCAACACGGTCAGGACGTAATGGCGCTACCAGAACCAGCACGGGAGGAAGAAGTGCACGAGAATTTTCTTCTCGGTGAAGAGGAGCTCGATGAAGTGAAATTTGTGGCTCGACCTTCTCTACCGCCGCCGACATTACCACCGCCACCACCATTGCCATCGCCATCGCCATCGCCATCGCCATCGCCATCGCTATCGCCATCGCCATCGCCATCGCCATCGCAATCGCCATCGTCACCTCCACCATCGATACCGTTTCCTGCCATCGCGCGTTCTCCCTGCGTGAACAAAACCGACTGA
- the LOC139111884 gene encoding pre-mRNA-splicing factor ISY1 homolog, giving the protein MARNAEKAMTTLARWRAAQNNEGTRKEQERRPYLASECRDLRKAEKWRMQIIREIAKKVAQIQNAGLGEFRIRDLNDEINKLLREKRHWEAQIKELGGPDYSRVGPRMLDHEGREVPGNRGYKYFGAAKELPGVRELFEQEPPPPPRKTRAELMKDIDADYYGYMDDDDGILIPLEQKAEQEARGKCIQEWIDREKEPEVEVEVEVETTAQKMIPSQQDIQEALLVRKKKELLEKYGLD; this is encoded by the exons atg gcacGAAATGCAGAAAAGGCTAT gacAACGCTTGCTCGTTGGAGAGCAGCACAAAACAACGAGGGGACAAGAAAGGAGCAGGAGAGAAGGCCATACTTGGCTTCAGAATGTAGAGATTTGCGTAAGGCGGAGAAATGGCGCATGCAAATTATTAGAGAAATCGCGAAGAAGGTTGCTCAGATTCAAAATGCCGGGCTTGGAGAGTTCCGCATTCGTGATCTAAACgacgagataaataaattgcttaGAGAGAAGCGGCACTGGGAGGCCCAAATAAAAGAGCTCGGTGGGCCTGATTATTCCCGAGTCGGACCTCGCATGTTAGATCACGAGGGACGcgag GTACCTGGCAATCGAGGCTATAAGTATTTTGGCGCGGCTAAGGAATTACCCGGCGTTAGAGAATTATTTGAACAAGAACCACCGCCGCCTCCCCGGAAAACTCGCGCAGAGTTAATGAAAGACATCGATGCGGACTATTACGGTTACATGGACGACGACGATGGTATTCTGATACCGTTGGAGCAAAAGGCCGAGCAGGAGGCTAGAGGAAAATGCATTCAAGAATGGATTGATCGCGAGAAGGAACCGGAGGTTGAGGTTGAGGTTGAGGTTGAGACAACGGCACAGAAAATGATTCCCTCGCAGCAAGACATTCAGGAGGCTTTATTAgttaggaaaaagaaagagctcCTAGAGAAATATGGCCTGGACTGA